TATCTGTTTGCTGGATATCAATATGCCTATTATGGATGGTTTTGAAACCGCTGTGGAACTGAAAAAGCGTTGGCCTTACATAAAGATCATTTTCTTTACCATGCACAATAGTAAAGCTTATATCGTGAAAGCCTATCAGATAGGGGTGCATGGATTTCTTTCAAAAGATGCTTCCACCGAAGAAATAAAGCAGGCGTTAACCGATGTAATGAAAAATTAGCGTAACCTATCTTTTTAAAAAGATAAAGATGGCGCCAATGAGGGTGAGCACGATCACTACCTGGCGATACAGATCGTCTTTTATGCCGGCTACCAGTTTTATGCCGCACCAGAAGCCCAGGATCAAAAAGGGCACCAGCGCCAGATCGGTCAGTAACGACGAGCTGGTAATATTGTTCCAGTAAAAGACCTGGAAGGGCAGTTTGAACCAGTTAATGATTAGAAAGATCCAGGCTCCGGTTCCAATAAAATCGTTCTTGGGCAAACGCATGGCCAGAAAATAGATATTCGAAAAAGCGCCCGCCAGGTTGCCCAGCATGGTGGTGAATCCCGATACCAGACCCATACCGGATACAAATAATTTGTTGTTGGGCATCACCGTCGTCTTCCGGAATTCGATCACCAGCATAATTATTACAGTAAGCACAATGATGGTGGCCATCACTTTTCTGAAAATAGCCTCGTTCAGGTCTTTCCCTACAAATACCCCCACCAGGATACCAATCACCATCCAGGGCATTAGCCTTCTCACATGCGACCATTGCGCATGCCGGTGATAATACTTTACGGCCATCACATCTGCCACACATAATAAGGGTAATACAATCCCTGTAGATGCCTTTCCCCCGAACACAATGGTCATAATAGTAACATTCAACATGTCGATGCCTTTGAGCCCTGCCTTGGAAAGCCCAATTATAAAGGCCGACAAGGCTATCAGGATTAAACTGGTGGTTGAGTACGCTGCAAATATTCCCATGTGTGAATGGTATAAGTATAAGAAAACTCAAATATAACAATAGCGCCCCTTTTTGAAGAAGGCTTAATAATATTAAGTAGGAAGTTGATAAAGTTGACGGGGTTGATAGCGTTGATAAAGGGCGGAAGATGAAAAGTAAGAGGGACGAAAACAGTGAGGAATATTAACTCGTCGCAAGTCCTTTCACGTTTGCCGTTTCACGTTTGCCGAAAAAATAAAGGAGAGTCTCTTGTTAGAGGCTCTCCCTTTCTGAGAATGGTTACCGTAGTTATAGCCAGCTATTGTTTTATGATCTGGTACGATTGTCTGTTGGCAGTTATTATGAAATAGGTGCCTGCAGGTAAACCAGTAAGTTGTAAGGACTCATTCATTTTAGTAATGGTGAACTGACGCAGCACATGTCCCTGCAGATTAACCAGGCGGGCGGTTGTGCCTACCAATGCCGTATTGCTTAATTGCAGGGTTACTGCAACGCGCGCGGGGTTGGGATATACCCGCAATTCGCTGCCAGCTATATCGCAGGCGCCTGATACCGAAAGCTGTTTTGAATAGCCGAACCGGCCATCATTATCAACCTGCATAAGCCTGAAATAATTTACGCCGTGCGCCAGGTTGTTATAGGTGAACGAGTAGGATTGGTTGCCTGCTGAGTTGCCATTACTTTTTACGGTGCCTGCTGTACGCCAGTTGCTGCCATCTGTTGACCATTGCACATCAAAATGGTTGTTATTGGTTTCACCGGCAGTTTCCCATTGAATGCGGGCTGTACTGCAATCGACGCTGTTGGCATTGATGCTGGTGAAGTTTACCGGCAATGGCGATATAATATAGGTTTGCACATCCCCATTGCTTCCTACAGACCAGCCAACACCTCCGGCAACAAAATGAACACTTCTTATTTCGCTGCTGGTAGCGCTGTTCTCTGCACTCCAGGTGGCGCCTCCATCGTTTGTATATAAGATAGTACCGCCCTGTCCAACCGCCCAGCCGGTGGCAGCGGAGGTAAAATAAACTTCATTTAACCTGTCGCCGGTGCCGCTGTTTAATTGTGACCAGGTGGCGCCGCCGTTGGTTGTTTTAATTATAGTGCCATTGTCACCAACCGCATAACCAATACTCGCATCAACAAAATAAACACCCAGTAAATCATCATTAACAGTACTGTTTTGTGCCGACCAGTTTATGCCGCCGTCTGTTGATTTACGGATAGTTCCATTTTCACCAACCACCCAGCCGGTGCTGGCAGACACAAATTGAATATCATAATAATCCCGGTTGGTGATGCCGGTGTTTCGGGAAGTCCAGGTAGTACCACCATCTGTTGTGGTTAGTACCTGGCCGTTATTCCCAGCCACCCAGCCGGTTGTTGAGCTGATAAAGAAAACACTTCTTAAAGTGCTTGAACCGGGATTGGTTTGATTGGTCCAGGTAGTACCGCCGTTGGTTGATTTACGAATGGTGCCATTGGAGCCAACTACCCAGCCGGTATTGGCATCGGCAAAAAATATACTGCGCAGGTCTTCAGGGGTGCCACTGGTTACGGTGGTCCAGGTATTGCCACCATTGGTTGTTTTGCGAATGGTGCCATTGTCACCCGCGAGCCAGCCATTGGTTTGATTTATAAAGAAAATATCCCGTAAGGTTTGCGTGCTGTTGCTGTTTTGTTCGGTCCAGGTATGACCACCGGCTGCGGTGGTTTTAATGATGGTGCCGTTGTCGCCAACTGCCCAACCCAGGCCCTGGTTAACAAAGTATACGCCATACAGTCTTGAACCGGTATTACTGGTTTGAATTCCCCAGGTAGCGCCGCCATCGGCAGTGGCAATGATAGTACCATTCTGGCCTACTGCAATGCCCACGTTCGCATTCACAAATGTGATGCTGTAAAAATCATCGTTGGTAGGGGTGGTTTGCATACTCCAGGTAGTACCGCCATCTGTTGTTTTAAGAACCACGCCATTGTCGCCGGAGATCCAGCCGGTATTGGCGTTCATAAAGTAAATGCTCAATAATCGTTGGGTGGTGCCGCTGGTTTGAGTGCTCCAGGTGTTTCCGCCATCTGTTGTTTTGCGGATCCTGCCATTATCGCCAACGATCCAACCGGTAGTGGCGGTCACGAATTTTACATCAAACAGGTCATTGGAGATGCCACTGTTTAAACTTGCCCAGGTGCCGCCGCCATCGGTGGTTTTCTGAAGATTGCCATTGTTGGCAGCAACCCAGCCGGTGTTGGCATTAAAAAAGAAAATGCTATTGATATTTTGAGTGGTGTTACTGGTTTGGGCACTCCAGGTGGTACCGCCATCGCTTGTTTTGCGAACAGCGCCGCCATTACCTGCTATCCATCCTACGGTTGGAGAATTAAAATAAGCACTGTTCCATTGTGTAGTGGTGGTTGATTGATTGGTCCAGGTGCTGCCAGCGTTTACCGTTTTACGCACCGTGCCATTAGCGCCTACAGCCCAGCCAGTAGTGGCATTTACGAAATACACACCACGTAGCGAATTGGTAGTTCCACTGGTTTGTGCGGTCCATTGGGCCGATGCCCCAATAGTTATAAAGAAGAAAACGATTAAGCCTGTTAAGGCTCGGGGGATTTTGCAAAGAATGGCTTTCATAAAGGTTGGGGTACGGGAATTACGGTTTCATAAATAGGATACAGTAAATGGGTCTAAGGTTTTCGGCAACATCTTTAAGGCAATACCCCTGCCAGTTTTGTAACCAATTGAAATACATGTATGTAGAATGATTATTTTGGATGTGTTATTTTCCCTTTTTAGGTCTGTTTTTCCATAATTTGGAAGGAAGGGCAGAAGGCAGGAGGCAGAAGGCAGTAGGCAGGAGGCAGAAGGCAGAAGGCAGAAGGCAGAAGGCAGAAGGCAGAGAAAATGCCGCGGCGCAAGATCGTTTATTGGCTTGAAAAATCGCGAACCCATTGCCGATTCACGACTTCCGGTTCCTTTACAAAAAAACAGATCCGGACAGAAACTGCCGGATCTATTTCCAACACAAAAAACTACAGAGGATAAGAAAGTTCTTTGTGTCGCTGATGCCCAAAAAAATGAATCCGGTCAGCAACGCTACGACCGGAATGAAAACTATACTTGAAATACCAAATTACATCGGGTAAATGCGACATCTCACCCGACCGAACAGATACTAATATACGAAGAAGTTATACATAGCTTCTTCAGGCCCGCTTTAGGTGGAATATTTTGATTAAAGTCAATTGTTGTTTGAAATCAAAAAATACCCGTAAACCATGACGGTGGTCATGGTTTTTTATGTAATAAAAACATACCTTACTATAGCATTATTACCTCCTCCCACATATCCTGCGAATGCCACTGGCCCCTTATAACTCCAAATTAATTCTATATGAGATTGCAAACGAAAAATGGATATCCAGAGGTAGTGTTGACTTCGAAATGTGAAACTTCTTTTTTCTATACTACAGCAGACTGGCTCAGGCATGAGATAGGAATATCCTTTTGCAATAAGGAAAAGCAGAATGAAATGATTTACTGGGAATTTTGTTTTGGCGAAGGCATAGCTGTGTTGAAATATGACCCATCACTGGGCATCTCGCTTTGTCCCGCCGAATTTGGAAAAGCAACAATAGAACAAAAGGCCGCATTCAAAATGTTGATGGACACTATAAGAATAATTGGCTAATGTGCTAATTGGCTAATGTGCTAATTGGCTAATGGAGTACAGGATTTAAAAATAGATAGGAGACCTACTGGCACAACTAACGGTTTCTTCTTATATATTTTAACATAAAGCATTCAGGAAAGTCATTTTTTTAAAAATCAGAGGTTACGAATATTTGAAATAAATGTTATATTTGATAAGCAGTTTGACGGCGAGACCAACTAACGCTAACGGATCGATTGATAATTCCCTCTGAAGCGACCCGAGCTCTGATTCACTTGAAACCACTCGTTAATCAATGTCCTGATACAGGAAGCAACCTATGCATAAACGTTCTGCATTTCTCTCTGAAAACAATTAAGTCCGTTCATTGTACATATAGCCCAGTTTGTTACCGGTTAATACCGCCATGACCATTATAAAACTTACTAACAATGAAAAGATTGCTTGTTGTTAATACAGCCAACGAAAGCCATAAAATAATGGAAGCTATGCCCATTTTTGAAAGTGGCACCGCCACTTTTGCCCGCAAATATCAAACCGACCGATTAACTACATTATTTAACCTGAACACAAACGTAAACAAGTATAAAAAGAAAGAGGTGATCTATGCCGAAGGCAATCACCCCGTGCAGTTATTCTATATTAAAAAGGGTATTGTAAAAACATACAAGTGTAATTCTGAAGGGAAGGAGCTTATTACCGGTATCTATGGAGAAGGGGAGTACCTGGGATATGTGGCGTTGCTGGAAGAAACGGTGTATAAAGATATTGCCGTGGCCGTTGAATATGCCGAACTGGCGGTTATTTCAAAAGATGAGTTTGAGGGTATGATGGAATCCGACTGGCAGGTGGCGCGCAAATTTATAAATCTGTTGGCTAAGGATATTACGGACAAAGAGCAGTTGCTACTGGGGCTGGCCTATAACTCTCTTCGTAAAAAAGTAGCAGAGGCGTTGATCTTATTAAGCCGTAAGTATAAAGATGCCATCAAGATCAGCCGCGATAACCTGGCTGCTATTGCCGGCACGGCTACCGAATCGTTGATAAGGACGCTGGGCGAGTTCAGACAGGAGAAGCTGATTGAAATAAGCGAAGGTTACATTACCATTATCAACGAAAGTAAACTCAAAACAATGTTGAATTAAAACGCATGTTGATTATAACGGGACCATAGATGAATGCGGGGAACCGCGAGAGCAATAGGAGGGTGTATCAGGGATGATACACTCTCTTTTTTTATCCGCGCGCCGCCGACAAAGCCTTTGGCGACACACGGCTGTAGCTTAAGCTTAAGCGCAGGCAGGTTATTTATAAACCCAGGTCTTTCGACTTTATAGTGACTATTTCATACTTGACGCTGGTGCCCCGCTTGCTGTCGGGCATTTTGAGGGTTTCGGCCGATTTGGGTCTTATCCCATAGAAGTCTTTCGTTTTTGTATCGTAAATACCACCATTGGCTTTTATGTAAGATACTTTTACCCGTACCCGGTTAAGCATATAATCGGTTGGGTTAATTACGGTGATCTTCAGGCCCGAAATGCCACCCAGGCTTTTGTATTCGTAGTCGTTGCTTTCCACCTTTACCAGCCCCATAATATTATCGTGCACCACTTTTATTACCTTGGCATCGCTGGCAGGCGCGGCGTTGGGTTTGCCCGCTTTCAGGGCGCTGAGGGTATCATTGGATTCGCCACCCCTTACAACGGCGGCTAATATACCCAATACTAAAACAAATGGAACAAGTATGATCCAGCGAAGGGAGCGTTTGCGGGTAGTAGTATCTTCTGTTTTGTCAAGGATACCAGGTTTTTTCATAAAGTCGGATTTTTCGGAATATGTGATGCGTGCCAGGGGCAAAAATAACCATTTTTCCCGGAAGGAGAAATAGCAGGCCTTATTGTTTGGTGATCTTTTGATTAAGCACTTTATTATCAATATTTACCAGTACAATATAGTTACCCTCAGCTATATGGCCCAGATTGGGGATGGGTATCGTATTGCTTCCTGCCTTTACCGGAAGGTCCTGTTGTAGCAGCGTGCGGCCGCTATAATCGATCAGTTTAAATGGAGCCGAACCGGTTTTGTTGGCCTTTATCTTAACAATAATGGAGCTTTGGAAGATGGACGGAAATACTTTTAATAACGGATCGGTGGTTGAGAAAGTAGTAGAAGAAGGTACCAACGGCGTATAGCTGAGAACGGAATTGGGGTAATGAAATTGCTGAAAATATAAACTGCGTATTGCTGATAGTAATAGTTTAAAATCGAAATTCCTTCACCTGGTATCGATACAGGTAATGGGGATGGCAACTGGCAAAAAAATATTGGAGAAATTAAAGAGTAACTATCAGTTAGCAGGAACAGGGCGCTTCATGACCTTCAGGCAGGTTGATGGCGGTGATCTCAATCCATTTCTTTTATTGATAGAGCTAAATAATTTTTCCGCGTATAGCCAGTTTGCAAATTTGGAAGAAGAGCTTGCAGAAATAGAAGGGAATTTGAAAATAAAAGCGATCAAACGGGTAACATCAGAAACATGGGTATACCGCGCCGATATGAGTTTGTTTCCCGATTAAGAGTAACTGACAGAAGAAGAAAGAACTAATAAGTTGTAATTACTACGCATAGGGGTTTTGTTTACTTCCGCAGAATATAGGCGCAGTTTCAACGAGTCGCGTGGCATAATTTTTTAATATTATTGTTCAAACAACGCTAATTCTTATGAGAAGCTTTACCCTGCGTGCGGTAACCATCGCGGTAATTATCCTTGTTTTTCCCTTCCTGAATGCTTCAGCGCAATCCCCCGGTCAAATTGTACGACGATCCTCTGCAAGTGCTGTATTAGACCCTAACAACGACGGCTATGTTTCGTTGCCCCTAAACACTGGATTTACTACCAGCGATATTACGCAAAGTGAGATCCCATTCAAATCAATACCACCTTCTTTTATTGAGCCGATAGGCGACCTGGCAACTGGCGCATCGGGCAGTTTTACCGATCTGGTGACTTCTACAACCGATAAAACCGGTTTTATGTCGTATAGCGATGGCACCAACCTTTATTTTCGGTTGCGCGTGGGTAGTATCAGTAATGGAGCAAAGGCATACAGTGTATTAATAGATGCAGATAATAAAGCCGGTAACAGCGGTTCACAAGCCGATCCCAACTATGTGGCGCCAACTTCACAGGGATCTGGCAATATTGGTTTTGAATGGGAAGTGTTGCTGGCGACAGGCACTTCTACTACGGTTACAGTGAATGAAACCGATGGAAAGAATGGACCCAACATTGTGCAGGTGTCTCAAACAACCAACAGCAGCAACTGGCAAATAGCCACTGCATTAAGTACCAATTCAAACAACCCCGATTATTTCTTCGATTTTTATGTTCCTTTGTCTGCCTTCACAGGTACTTATGCCCTTACCAGCAGCTCTGTTTTTAGGATGGTAGCCACTACGGTGAGCTCACCCACATCAGCCCTTAAGGGAAACCGTTCGGACATTTTTGGAGTAAACGATGTGCTTTATCCAAGTACGCCCGATGGCTGGCTGGCTGCCATAAACGGCACTCCGCCCATAACCCTTTCCCAGTTAAACTCCGGGCGGTAGCTGGTGTTTGTACCAATCCGCCGGTAATTACCAGCAGCTCAGTTGTAATTGGTTCAGGGCAGTCAATTTCAGGTATCTGGACAAGAAAGGATGCCACCATGGATGCGAATGCCAACATCACCATCTACCGTTATTCATCTGCGGGAACCTTATTAAATACTTATTCATCTACCACTGCCTACCCCAGTGGGATTGCTACCGGTGGTTCCTGGACGCTCACCGGCATTACGGCGGCAACAGGTGATTATTTTGTAGCAAAAGCAAAAGGAACAAACGCCTCTTTGAACGAATCGGAATGTATGCAATCCAACATCATTTATACAACCTGTTCATCCGTTATAAATCCAACAGCTCTTTCATCATCCAGTTCAAAAGGTATTTGTGGAAGTTTGACCACAGGCGCTACGGGTGTGCTCATTTATAAAATGGATGCAACCGGGAATACGCTGATGAACCCGTCAAATGCCAACACCACTTATACGGCCACCACTTTCTCCTGGTTCACCTGTAGTGGTGGCAGCACCGGAAGCGTAGCCAACGGTTCTTACATGGTTATTTTAACAGGCGGCGGTTGCCAGTCAACACCGGTATTTGATTGTATCAATAGCGGTAGCGGCTCGCTTACAGGGCTGGCCACAAGCAGTGCTATTACATTCCCCGCAACCATCTATCCTTTCAATACGACCATTTCAGGCGCTGTGCCAACCTACACCGGAGCGCAGGTAGCCACCTTGTTTATCAATAATGTGCTGAAGACAACCGTAACCATTCCGGCAAACACTACCTCTTATACTTTTTCGGGGCTGCAGTTAAATGCCAATGATAATATTAAAATATATTTATCGGGGAATGGTTGTACCGTGTATAACAGTACAACGGTAGGTTGTTATAATCAGCCGCCGGTAATTACAACAGATGCCAATGGCGCTCTGCTTGCCGGAGCCACCACTATCACGGGCACTTCAGCAGCCAGTGCCAGCATAACCCTGAATAAAACAAATGTTACCACCAACAGTTGGACCACAACCGCCAATGCCAGTGGTGTGTGGTCAGTAACGGTGCCGGCACTGGTGGCAGGCGATACTTATACGGCCACCGTAACGGCAGCCGGAGGTTGCAGTACGGCCAGTACTGCTTCGTCAACTGCTACAGTAGCGGCTGTAACAAATACCTGTCCAACCATCAGCCTTACACCTGTTTCAAACACCCCTTATACAGATACCAGTACCTATGTTTATGGAACGATAAATGTCACCACTGCCGGGAGCGTTGTGCGGTTATATGTAGACGGTGCACTGGCAGGTTCGCAAACATTCAGTACAACAGGCGCGCAAACCTGGACCATTCTTTCATCCCTGCCATTTTATAATGGCGCGGTGCTGAAACCTACTTTTCAATCGGGGGCCACTGGTAGTGAAAAAACCGATTGTGGTGTTACCAGTACCGTGATATGTACCTCGCCCGCAACCCCCTCAATTTCACCTGCCTCATCCACCATTTTTACCGGCCAGAAGGTTACTTATACAGTTACCTCACCGGTAAGCAGCACCTGGTATGCCGTGAACGATAATACAGGAAAAAGCTATGCTACTTCCGTTTTAACGCCAAATACAACAACCTTTTCATTACCTACCAATAATTTCAGTGCGCCCGGCACTTATAATTTATTGATCTCAGCCGATAAATTAACCGGTTGTGCGGCCAGTACTGCCAGCGCAACAGTAGTGGTAAATGCCGTGGTAACGCCCGTACGGTTTATCAGCGTGAGTGCTGCCAAAGCAGGTGGCGGTATAGCGGTAAACTGGACGGTAGCCCAGGAATCGGAGGTAGACAGGTATGATATAGAAAAAAGTTTTGACGGCATAAATTTCGGGGTAGTTGGAAGTGTGAAGTATAAAGAGGTGAACACCTTAGTAAATAAATATAGTTTTACAGATGTTGCAGGCGCCACTACAGAAAAAGTGTATTACCGCGTTCGCCAGGTAGATCATAACTTGTTTTACACGCTTAGCTCCATCGTAATGGTAAAGATAGCACCGGATAAAATTTTACAGATCTGGCCTAACCCGGCCAGCGACCAGGTAACAGTGAACATTACCGTAAACAATTCGCAGGCAACGTACATCGATATGTTGGACCTTACCGGCAGCAAACTGATGACAAAACAGGTGAACCTGGTTACGGGCGCCAATTCTCTTTTAATAAAGGGGCTTCGGCATTTTTCGCCAGGCGTATATTTATTTAAAATAGTTGCAGACGGGGAAACTACCATGCAGAAAATAGTGATCAAGTGATGAAGTAGTTCTGTTTGTTACTTTACAATGACCATTGTTTCAATAGCGATGGTCTTTTTTTTTACAAATTGCCGCAGACGGAATAAAATAGTTGATTGAGGAGCGAGATTGGCACTGTTGCAATTGCATCATTGTTAAATTAACGCGCCGCTCTAAAGAGCACGGATTTAAAGGGAAACCTTTATTCGAAGCAACAACTAAAGAGATACTGAGCGCTATAAGGAATTCAGAAAATCAGTTCGTTGCGGTAGAAGACACCCTTTTCAAAGGCGAGCTAACGGGCACCATTATGAATACTGAGAATTCAATAGATGTTGGAAGTTTTCTTCAGTTTATGCATTTTGATGACGATTTAGATGTAAGCCGCTCACTTCATTATTATATAGAAGGCGGTAAATTATACATCTGTTGTTCCCCAACGACTGCGCGAAAAAGGGTGGTGGCCTGGTGGCAAAAGCTGACCCCGGAACAAAAGGCTTTATATAACAAAAATCACTGATAAGGATGTTTGGTTTGGTGCCCTGGATTTCAAATAATTTTCCAGAATTAATGTGCTAATACTCAGATGTTTATTTTACCAATTGTTAACGGCTTGATAGCAATTTAGTATTTTTATTTTCTTCCTTTAATAATAACTTTAATTGATTCTAAAAGAACCGCTATGAATTTAAAGGATATAACCAACAAATTGCTTAAAGCCAATTTTACCCGTCTTTTCGGATTTAACAATGATAAAAGATATATTCACCCCGCAGAAATAGCGCAGGTATTGACAGGAATGCGGTTTGAAGCAGCGTACCAGGCTTTTTTGTCTTTTCCTGTTAAAGCGCAGGTGGGAATATTCCCTTACCTCGATGGTTTTACGCAAAAAAAGATCATCAGGCAGGTTGGGAATGACAAGGCAGCTTACATTCTAAACGGATTGAGTTCAGACGACAGGCTAACTTTTTATTCAACATTAAAAGGGGTAGAGCTGTCCAATTTTATTGAATATCTGAATGATGAAAACAAAGATACCACGCATGATCTGCTGGGGTACCCGGATAATAGCGTGGCAAGATTGATCAATACAGATTTTGCCACCATCGAAAAAGAAATGACCATTGCAGAAGCAGCCGAGCATTTGCGCAAGAACCATAAAGATACAGAAGCCGCCAATGACATATATGTTGTAGATGATGAAGGCAAGTTGATAGATGATATTCCGGTTCGACGACTTATCTTAAATGATCCTAAAAAGAAGATCGAAGAAATACTGGACGGTTTTTGCGCCACTTTATATATTACCGACAGTAAAGAGAAAGCAGTAGCCATGTTTAAAGAATATGACCGGGTGGTACTGCCGGTTGTAAATGAAGATAAATTTTTATTGGGCGTGCTTACAGTAGATGATGTGCTCGATGAAGTGGAAGAAAGAAATACCAAAGAAATGCAAAAATTTGGTGGTTTGGAAAGCCTGGACTACCCATATGTTAAAACCCCATTTTTTTCGCTCATTAAAAAAAGAGCCGGATGGCTTATTGTACTGTTTTTAAGTGAAATGCTTACGGCTACCGCTATGAGCTATTTTGATATAGAAATTTCTAAAGCAGTTGTACTGGCCCTGTTTGTGCCGTTGATTATTTCCAGTGGGGGTAACAGCGGTTCGCAGGCCGCCACTATCATAATCAGGGCAATGGCTGTGAAAGAATTGAGCATAAAGAACTGGTGGTATGTAATGCGCCGGGAATTGATGTCGGGTTTAATATTAGGTTTGATCCTTGGCAGTATTGGCTTTTTACGTATTTCCCTGTGGCAAAATTTTCACTGGTATAATTATGGCCCGTATTGGGTGCTTGTTGCGATAACAGTATTTTTTTCGCTTATCGGGATTGTGATGTGGGGCACCTTAAGCGGCTCCATGATCCCCATTGTTTTAAAGCGATTTAACCTTGACCCCGCCACCTCCTCGGCGCCTTTTGTTGCTACATTGGTAGACGTAACAGGATTGGTGATTTATTTCACCATTGCAGCAATAATGTTAAAGGGAACTCTATTGTAACATGCAAAAAGAGACAAAGCAAAAACTGGAAGACAAGGACCCGCCTATAATTACGGCAGCAAAGGGCCTGACCGGTTTCAGATTGGCGATACCGTTACTCAATACAAAAGTGGGTCTTCCCAGGGCAACGACTGCCTGAGCCATTATTGTTACTGATAACACCCGAAAATATCAAAGGCAATAAAAGGCCCGCTTTCGCGGGCGCTTAAAATCATTTACGTTGTAGTGATTGAATTAATACACTACTTTCGTACACTTTTCTATTGATCTTAATCCTTAATGGGCTTGTGTACCGGCACTTACGCCATGATGTTTAGTTCCTATGTGTGCACCGGCACTGCAGGAGCTAATGGAAACACCAATCAATACAAGGATAGCACCAATTATTGAAAGCTTTTTCATATAGTATGTTTTAGGATACAATTAAAAAACTGTGCCGCCGTTGGTTTTTGGCACAGGTTGGTGCTTTTTTATTGAGAATGAATAAGATCGATAATTATGGGTAAACACCGGATTTGTAGTGCATCCGGTGGGAAGCCTACACCTTCATAACGATTCCCGTTCGCATATTTGAAAGCGGCTGATGATGTATATACCGAAAGAAAGCCGGGAATAGAAAACTGTCCGTCATTATACACAATATTGTCGGTAACTGGTCAAATACCTGGCTAAAATTTACCGGAGGGATATTGTTATCACTTAGCGGTGAACTTTCCTTCTTGCAGGAAGTAAGGTGCAGCATTAATAAATCCCTTGTCAGGATTAACGGGTAACCACCTGACTGTAGCCGGACAAGCCAAAGCCCTGTAAAAACAGGATTTAGATATCCGTTTTTAAGGATTATAATTGTCAGGAAAGGACAAATCAGTATTATTCTTTTA
The Niastella koreensis GR20-10 genome window above contains:
- the mgtE gene encoding magnesium transporter, which encodes MNLKDITNKLLKANFTRLFGFNNDKRYIHPAEIAQVLTGMRFEAAYQAFLSFPVKAQVGIFPYLDGFTQKKIIRQVGNDKAAYILNGLSSDDRLTFYSTLKGVELSNFIEYLNDENKDTTHDLLGYPDNSVARLINTDFATIEKEMTIAEAAEHLRKNHKDTEAANDIYVVDDEGKLIDDIPVRRLILNDPKKKIEEILDGFCATLYITDSKEKAVAMFKEYDRVVLPVVNEDKFLLGVLTVDDVLDEVEERNTKEMQKFGGLESLDYPYVKTPFFSLIKKRAGWLIVLFLSEMLTATAMSYFDIEISKAVVLALFVPLIISSGGNSGSQAATIIIRAMAVKELSIKNWWYVMRRELMSGLILGLILGSIGFLRISLWQNFHWYNYGPYWVLVAITVFFSLIGIVMWGTLSGSMIPIVLKRFNLDPATSSAPFVATLVDVTGLVIYFTIAAIMLKGTLL